In Serinus canaria isolate serCan28SL12 chromosome 4, serCan2020, whole genome shotgun sequence, the sequence GAATACATTCGTATAAAAAGGAATGATACACAAAGGGTAAATACTGACACCTTGCTGTACACCTTCAGATGAACAAGAGAAAGATTCAGCTGGAACTAATCTGGAATATATGTATCAGAAACAGATCTGAGTTAAAAAACCACATCACAGTCTTCCCAGAGCTCAAGGTCCATCTCTACTATGTACACAGTGTGAACATGAACGCACATACAGATGGAGCTTTTTATTAACACACTTATATTGCCAAATCACAAAAGACAGCTAGCAGTGCTGCCTCGTGCACACTAGTAGTACTTCTTCATATACTGCATGTTAAGGGAGAcagatttgttatttttttttataaaggggaaaaatttgGTAGCTAATGGATCAAGGTAgtattatttcatttgtttcagaCAATTTCATCACTTTTTACATGTATCTGGAAAAGAttctaagaaaaaagaaaaatgggaggaACAGGAACATTCATCAGTGCTTGACACCTTTTGAGGTCTAATCTCCTTCTGCctaaaaaactaataaaaaactAAGTAAGCCAAACTACAATCCAAAAAAGaccttttcaaaatattatcACCTCTATTAAAGCAACAAAAACTTTTGTtgtttaatgttattttaattttattgtttaataagCAGAatctttttccacttttctcaaaaataaaaaatttctccCAAACCAATTAAAAAGCCaattaaatctgcttttctaaaaaaaaaatcctttaaaagttctctcccaaatttaccctaaaccaaaacaaatacatAGGTATTTGCAGAACTGCTATTTCAATGCACCCAAAAGACATACACAGCAAGAAGGGAAACAGAATCAAAAATTCAGACAAAAGTTTCTCTCATCACCAACCATATTAACCAAGACCAATTTTAACAAGGGCATCTCTAAAGTAGTAAAAACACAGATTGACATCCAGGACAGTTCTTATAGCACCATATTTAGTCCTGCCACAAGTGATGGCAACCTCCCACAACTGGTAGGAGGTGCTGCCACCAACTCTCCACTTTACAGCCAAATGCTGTTTAATGCCaagcagcaaagggaaaaggcaAGGGAGGCCCTGCCACTAACCAGGGCCCAAAGGGCTAGCCAGGATTTCACCTTCTTCACAGGCAACCACCCACTCACAGGGCAGCCACCaagcacaggcagctcagatgctcctgctgctccatcgGCACGAGAGACAGCCCAGACAACCACTTGGGACTCTCCTGGTGGACACCTTTCCTCTCCATAATAAACACTTTCAAGGTGAAAAGCAGTCATGTGCAAGAATCATTTAATCTGCATGCTACTATTTACATTCCAAACACTATTTACACACCAGAACTACAATGAGCATCTCTCTCaaaggggagagaagaaggCTTTCAGGACAGAGTACACTTGAGCAAGCACCCCCACAGCTTCAAACTCTAAGGGGCACAATCAAAATTATGGATTTTAAGCAAAGAGACCCTACTGCTACCAAAATAGACAGAAAGAGATGAATCAAACGTGTCCATTAGGCTGTtaatcaaaaaaaaccccaaacccaaacaacagaAAGGCCTGTGAATACAGAGGGTATTTAGAAAGCAGAGGATTGTGATGCCTCTGGCAGGGCTCAATGGGATAAATGGAAATAGCTTTAAAGCCAGCGCTGCTGCTGAACTACCAGAGTCCTCGTTAGCAATGCCACTACTCCACAGGAATCACTCAGCAAACAGAGCTGTTTCCCACTCCATAAGCCTGACAACAAATTTCTGAAAAACTACTGCACATTAAAGATAATTAGGCTGATCTCTGAACTCACATGGACCCCACCACCATAGGAGGCAGGAAATTGCCATGGAGTCCTAGTGTCTACCACATCTTATTGCTTTAGACACCTAGCTCACGTAGCCAGCAGTTGTGCTTTAGTTGCAGTTCACATGACCTTTTCAAAGTTTACTGGGAAAAAGTTTGCTTGTATTTGGCAGGCTCTGACAATAATACATTGATTTCCAAGGCCTCCCACAAGCTTTCACAACTGGACACCTAAGCTGCTGCGTAGCTGGTGATGGGACATTTCTAGGACATCTTACCTGATCTGTAGACAAAAAAATGTGGGATTTAAATGTGTAACAGACAGTGCACATCCATCAAACAATGCAAAAATGAGTAAATAAGTATCTCTTGGGAACAAGGGAGCAAGAAGGATCAACATCCACAGCAATAAAGACAAGCTCTAGAAAAGTAAGTTACCTAGTGGTTTTTGTATGAACAGTCAGTCATTCTGGGATTCAGCAGAAGTGCTGCACATTTGTGTGTGGACATGCAAGTTGTAAGAACAAGAATTGCTCAGCTTGGAGCATTTACCCTCCTATTAGTCTGACACTGCCAACTGCACAGCCAGCAGACTGGAACTCGGAGAACAGCATGACAAGACAGAAGGCCAATACAGTACAACCGCAGAGATTCAAGTAGAAGAATGAAGCTATCTTCAGAAACTCAGAGCAGCAACAGTAGTATTCAAGATCAGTGGCAACAAGGAATGTTTCTGTAATTAGGCTTTTTGTCTTCCCTCCTAACCAAAGCCCAGGATCACAATCAAGGCTTTTTGGTGGAGGGGTTATTTCCTCAACCCCACTTCCCTGATTCCTCCCTGCATCATTTTGTCTCAGTGCAGCAACACTGGTGCTAATGCTCTGTCCTGCCATTATCAGGCAAAATGGTATGTTCCTCTAGGGTAAAACAACCAGTAACTCCACAAATCAAAAAGTGGCTAAGAAAAACATAACGCTGCGCTGAGGTGGAACCAACTTtattaaggaaaattaattataattgtTTTGAAAGGCTTTCAAAAATACTCTGAGTCATGGCTGGCCTTTAACAGCAGATACCAAGGGATATGGAGGCTGCCTGATTCAGAGCCAGTCAGTGGGAGTTAACCAGAAGAGGATGAGGTAATGCTCAAAGACAGGAGGACAACGGGTCTGTCTGAGGCATCTGTGAAGCACCAGCATGCCCATCACCAGCcttcagcaaggagaaaaaccaTGGCCAGCTAAAGCACAGAAAGGCAAAATGTGCAAGGGTACGTATACTCATTTGTTTAAGCATCACAGGACCAAAAAGGGCCTTAACAAGTTACCAGATCAGCCTTCTATCTATCCCCCAGAACAGGGAAGCTTTGAAAGCAATGTGTTCCTCTCTCCTACTCCATATACATCCTGGTTTAGGAAACTCAACTCAGAAAGAGGTTATGTCCTTACAAGGAGGTGCTACACACCCTTTGCCACTGTCTGACCAAAGCAGGACCACAAATTTCAGGACTGGTATGGAGATGCTGAGAAGGGTCATAAAACACACTAAATTTATACAAAGTGCAATAAACTATCCAAGCCATGGTCAGGTCTTTAAGTTCACTATTATTAGTGAAGAAGCACAAATCAAAAACCCTAAGCTGGATGGTACCTGATTTAAGTCTTCTCCACTGTTTGTGCTTTTTCCCACATTCTGCTTTCTTGTGTCCAATCCAAAAGGGTCTGCCTTAGCTGATCCTAATAAATGCTcctattttaagatttttattttgttgcttcAAGAAAGCTCTTTGTTGCCTTTAGAGCAAGAAGAGGAGACATCTCCACAGTATGGATTTGTTCACTGGAGGTAAGCATTTACTCTGACAAAAACTGTTCTCTCCAACTTCCAAGAGAATGGGAAATGATCTTTCCATAATCACATGCATTTATCAATAAATAAGTTTGGATTAGATGGTATTAAAACATATGCACATATTTAAAGCACTGGAGTGTCACAGATTCTTATTCCACAGCTCATGCaagtaaaaagaattaaagaaaagaaaaagaaaaaaagaaagaccaaAGCCCCAACTAGGAACAGACCATAGAAACAAGCTTCGCATGAGTATGTCAAAGCATTAATATCAGTGAGATCCCTAAATACATTAGGTTACGCTaaatttcagagaaacaaaagattTTGCCATATCAGATACataagttttgatttttttaagttaatATATAATCCATTATTTGAATATTATTCTTCACTTGGACCCAACATCCACACTGCTTTCATACATTTATACAGTTATATCCCATCCTTGCCTTAAGAGACTGATATCCAAAGGTATGGCAGCAACCCTTGTTCGTCAAATAAAAAACTCCTTTCCCTTCATACAAgagtggagaaggaagaaagatcTTGACAAAATTAAGCAATTCTCCCTTCTGCTGATTCCAACCTCAAAGTACTAGAGGGAGATAGTTGGAAGcttgcataaaaataatttcccttgttttaaaaacaattttttttactgtacaATAGATGCATAGAAAGTTGCTTCCTGCTTCATGGGTTTAGGCCTGTAGCTATGTTTAGCTGTGAAAACAAGAAGATTGTTCCTTTACAGAGTGGTGAGGAGATAGACCATCTCAGGAATATTTGGCAGCTATCAAAGAGCTCATGACATGAAGAATAAACAGCATATCCACAGACTACAACAATGCAACTCTGTCTCACTGAATACACCAATTTAAAAAAGTGTCCACTTGTTACTCAAAATCAAGAATACAGTAGAGATTCACGGCTCAACAGCTTTCAAAGTGgtggtttaaaagaaaaaaaaaattgtcagtgAGCAGCAGATTTTCAATAGCCCACTcttctctcccccaccccaaagAAACACAAGTTCACTGCAATTTCAGGAACTTAAACTTGAGACTACTTGGGAGAGAAGGCTTCCCTGTCACCCATGTCCATACAGCTTGGTGTCGGAGTGACACACTGGAGGTTTCAGAGGGTTTCAGTTGTCCAGTGTCTTGTTGTGGTTACTTCAGCAGTTTTACCAGCTGGCTCTGACAGCCTCAATGTCACTAACCAAATTCTGGGCTAAGCATATCCCAAATATCTGGAAGAGACAACAGTTTATTCATTTGGAGCATTAGACAACTTTTTACAGAGGCAAACTCTTTAGGTTATACATAACTTagataagaaagaaacaacacaggtagaaattaaattaacagTAAGTGttggaagaagaaagaatattGCAGAACTCCTGTAACCCCAGTATTTTTATGGTGGCACCAGTTTCTGGTTAATTAACAGCTCTAGTCTTGTTTCAAAGCAACCCTAAAGGCTCTTTGCTGCTCATTTAAGCATCACTGGAAACAGTAGGTCTGTACAGGCCTAAAAAGTCTCTACATAAGATTTATCTAACAGAGCGTTAGTTTCAACCTGCTGagagttgaaaagaaaaaaaatgcatccctgtagataaaaattaaatattccttAACACAAAGAAAGCCTCATACATTTAGTTCCCACTGCTAAAACCCACAAACAGGCAACTGGCACTGCATTTCCATTCTCATACACAGCTTCCCCCCTCATATATTCACTTTATCTATTATTCCTCTGAGCTACTCATTCCAGGGAACACGATGTTTACCTGCAGCAATGCTATCCCAATGAATATACCAGCAACTATGGTAAGGTTGTCCTGCAACCATTTCTCAAACTGAGGGACACAACCTTTAGTGTAGATAACAATCTGCTGATCAACTTCCTGCCAAGGAGAAGAGGGGAGAAAACAAGAGATAATTACATTCAACTACACCATCAGCAGAACAATCTCCTCTTGCAATAGGGATTCAGTTCCTTAACATACCAcattaagaagaaaaaccaaaaagcttACTGGTTTTTGCCTTGCATCGTAGCCACACTGAGTATTAATAACATCTTCCtagaggggagagagaaagaaagagagagaagagaggcaATCAGTAAGATGTCTCCCAAACACCTTCTCCCAACTCCCTGGAGTTGGTGCTGTACATAATAAGACAATCACCAAAATTTTGGTTAGCatattggtttaaaaaaaaaaccttcctcCTTCACTCTGCGCTATTAATTATTTGCAGCAAACAAGAGCATACAGTCTAAAAAATTTATCTCTCAAGTCAGCAAGCTGGGAAAACCAGCCCTCACCTGGATGAACTCCATGTTCCAAATACAAGCATTTAGTAAGGTAAAGGGACTATGGAACATATATGGTAAGTGAGAGAACCTTCTCCTGAAAAGGTTTTGTCTGTACTAAAAAATATGCCGAGAGCACTGCTGTCATTTTCAGGGTTCAGTCTGTGCAGAACTGAAGAGGTGACAAGGGGCAGTTCTGTTGCAGAAGCTGCTAGTTCTTTCTGAGAATGTCTCTAGAAATATGTACAGTTCCTTGccaaaaacctgaaagaaaaaataacagatgGAGTAATGTGTTCTTACTCCTTGTTTTTCTTATAGGAGCTTGATACCAATGGGAAAGGAGGGGTTTTTCCTACTCCCTTTTCTTTCATACTCCCAAAGCTCAGGTAATAAAATAGGCTCTGGCAGACTTTCCCTAGTGAACAAATGAGTCCCATTGGCAGCTGAAGCTGTATTTTTACTTTGTATACCGTTATTTCATGGTAATAAAATGAAGCATGAAACTTTTGGCATCAAAATATTAAGTTATTGACTTATCATATACTGATAGTGAGTAGAAGGAGGAGTACTCAAGAAAGTGAGAAAATCAGCCAATCTTAGCTAGGTGTACCAAACACCACAATTTAATCAAATTGTGGGAAGTGAAAAAGACAAGCACTGTCTTGgatggattttaaaaagcagccaTATGGAAAAAAGTATCTCCTATCAGCATGGAAAGCTCCTCTGTTTCCTCACTTTGCAGGATGTCCAACAGGTAGCATTCTGTCAGCTGCCAAAACTGGATTCCCTTAATGGATCTTCAAAATTCAAGCATCTCCTAACAAGATGAAAGCttctgtttcaggaccaaagTGCCACAGATTACAAGGATGTAAAATCACCGAAGATTCTGACAGAGGGATTTTAAGTTTTCTTCCTTGTACTGAATGCCTACTTGCTTCATGACTAATGTCTTCTGCCTTTAACCTTGGAATTTGTTAACCAAAAGAAGGTTTGAAAAATGCAATGGAAATAAGTTTTCTAGACTTGCCTGTACAAGAATTTGGAATACTTCAACCTCCTTAACTACATCAAAATAAACTATGGTAATCaaaatttctttcaagaaaCTTATTTTAGCCTGCCTTAAATTTACCATTTCCTGATTCAAGCTAAACTGTAACACATCAGTCAAACCAAAAATATAAGGGATCCACATAACTGCATCCGTCCAACACTGAGACCTAATTCTAAAAGGGACAAATTTGCTTTCCCACAGAATAAACCTGTGTTTATCACTGCAATTGAACCAATCACAGCTTGGTTGCAATTATTTTACTTGTATGCATGACTTCTAATGTTTCCAGTTTTTAAAGGCCATTAAGGTTGTTTCCTTACAGTGAATGAGATTTATCTTTAAATTTCTGGTCACTGCATCACACCCTAACAAACTGCATAGCCATTTACACAactgagagaaagagagaactTTAGGATGGATTATGTATTTATAGGATTACCTTGTACTGCTGCCACTGGTTTGGTTTTATAAcaactatatttttaaaactgggTTGTGATGACCTCTGTGTGGGTGGGTGGGCAGATAGGCAAACAGCAGAGGGAATCCTAAGCATAAGGTAATGTTTGAGCCTAACccacattttgttttaatatcctattaaaacatttttagctCTGTTTGTGAGCAAAATTCAAGCTACTGTGAAGTCACATTGACTGCAGAGGAACAGGAACCAGAACCAGCTTGTGCAAATGGCAGTGCCTTATCAGGAgagggggagagcagcagcaactgGATGCCACGACCAGCGACTGCATTGCATTATTAGCAAGGCAGGAAGCACCTGAGGTGCCTTTTGGCAACTTGCCTAACTTCAGTCTGTGCTAGACTAATACATTCAAGGAACTATAAGTCATTCCAGGTGAAGACAAAGCCACAGCTGAATTGCTAGATAATACATGCACTCAAAGCCAGCTTCTTTGAAGCTATATAAAGTCAAATGTATACAGTGCTAGGCTTGTAACAGTTTCCATGCACACACCCATCCCTGTTACAAGCCTTTTGCTGTTAGTGAAATGATTCCCTTCACTTTACTCTTCTTTATCATATCCATATTAGCAACGCATGGCTCCAACATTTTCCACCTGATGATCCAgtgctataaatattttaaaagacatgaAAATTTACCTAAAAGCTGCTCCCACAAACAATTTCTGACCTTTGAAGTCTGATTTCAGGTGACTGTAGGACAGGCAGTAATTTTAAAGTCAAAAAAAGAGTATGTAAAGATACCCATACCCAACTGAAGATTCCAATGCAAACATGTCAGTTCCTCAGGGCACAGACTGTAATTTATTACCATACCTGGCACAAACTGGGTCAAAATGGCTGCAGCCTTGGGACACTGCATTAAACAATGAATAATACCTACTTTAAAGTGTCTGATCTAAAGGGTTACTGTTCTGATGAATTTCAATTGAAAGCTCACATCCTTCAACTCAGTAAGTGCTTCTCCTTTTTATACTTGCTAAAACTAATATGTATGTTCAGCCAAGCCCATGGTTCTCTCCTTCTAAACAATGAAGACCTAAGTTATCTTATGAGTTTTGCTGACTGCAGAAAAGTTAGTGATTAAGCTGAGCTACAAGAACAAAAAGTACAAGTTGGTGAGAAGTTATTAGGCTAAAattccagaaacaaaaaaggaaaatcttgaaGCGTTATTTACGACAGGAACAGCACACCCATCTGACACCCTAGACCATAACTTACAGCAGGGTCTTTAGTACAGCAAGAGAATGGCACGCCACAGCGCTCTCGGCTCGCATTGGAATCTGTACAATTGAAGTAAATATTAAGGTTCCAGTCATCAGCTCCAAAAgccccacagcactgccactagaacaaaaaaagaagagcttcttaaatttcagaatgaaaatctCAGCATTAGTAACATGCATGGCTACTGCCAGTTTTCCCTCTagctttcaaaacaaaatctgagaCTCCCACTGCTTTCAttgaaactctttttttttttgtttggttggggatttttgtaatttttttaaaataccactCCAAATGGGTAAGTTGTTCCAAAGTTATCATGTGATTAAATTTACATTCACACCCTGCTACACTGCTCTCTGGAGAGAAAGCCCTGGGTGAGCTGATAAGCTCAATACCACAATACCACAGAGTTGTACAGGCCTACAAGCTTGGGCCCAGGAGACATCAGAGCCAAGAGTACAATATTCTGTCCAGTCTAATGAGCCCTGGATTTCAAAAAAAACAAGATCAAGGGCTACAGTGGTACAGCTACTCCTTCTGCTAGTTTGGGGAAACTTTGCCTGGCTGTACATCAGACAGTGCAAACACACTGCTCCCTGAGCATCACACATTGCACAATGAACACCTTTAGTGAATCCTTCAGAGAGTAAGTCTGCCAAAGGCAGGCTTAGTCTGGCAAAACATGTTGAACACATAAGGAACTGATGTTTTGCTGAACATAAAAAGAATGGACTGGAGACCGGTGAAATACTGATGGTGTACAGCAAATAAGGAGCTAGACCAATGAACCCATCTATGtcaattaaaaggaaaaaaacaaaacaaaacacaaccacGTTTTTAAAAGCATTGGAATAGCCATTCTCTCCTTCTAGATGTAGCAGTTCTCTTTGCAATACCTGACATGTTGTCTTCATGCACTATCTCTATCGGCTGAAGAAGTAACTCGCTCTCACATCTCATGCTGCCCCTGGCTTACTTGCTGAGTGCTAATGCAGTTAGGAGAGAAAGCCTTGGGAAGTGACTGCAAATTTGGACTGTAGTCTTTGGCTGTGTACAAGTGGACCACTACTTTCAGTTTGTGCTGACCTCTGACCTTCTTGCAAAAGGTTCAAAACAGTGCAAGGATCCACATCCTCTTACCATTTTCCCCCCAGGTGTAGAGAAGCAAATAAAGCATTCAAACTCTTAATTGCAGAATGTACAAAAATTAGTAAACATTAATTCAACCAACACTCAGCTATGTTAGCCACACAGTACCAGATTGAAAGAGGACTTCATCAACACCAGCCAGAACTGGGTACTGGAGAGGGAAGGTACTGGCAGACCTTGTGTGCAAAAGTCAGCGCAGGAATTCTTTACACACACTGACAAATTACAGAGCTTAACCTGCACAAACAGGTGCACCACTGGTTTCACCCTTTTCTCCCAAGAGTAGATGTGGCATCACTTAGAGGTGTCCTACAAGAACTCTACAAGTGATCCACTTCGTCAGGCTAATTCCATTAAGTCtaattcagaagaaataaaattgtagTTTCATTTGGACCAACTAAATACCACTGCCACTCTGTAGTGTTGCTAAAACTATACCAACATTTATCTTAGGACCAAATGGACCTTAGAAAATGAGTAATTTCTTAAACAGATGTGAGAActtctgtaataaaatattttaactttgaCACACTATGTCTAAGTCTTCAAGAAAAATCACCCCAAATCTCCATCTTGTTTTATGCAGTCACACATTAATAAAGCCACTTTACATAGGTGCTGTATGTTTGCAGTTctgtaaaaacaaatataaatatattcaaagGCATATGCTAGACTATTTCTGTTGCTCCTtggagaaacagaacagaaggaaagtaaaaaataagAGCAGGTATTTCTTAAAAGTAagctttacaaaaaaataaacagtccAACTTACATATTCCTGTGTGAAGTCTATGAGGTTTTGTAAATCAATGTCATCTCGGTACGCTCTGATGTTGTTGTTTATAAAGAAATACAGCTGGTCCTTTATCCagtctttgaaaacaaatgctAGAACACCAGCAGTGAGctccaagaagaaaataatcccaagaaatacagagaactatgaagaaaataaaaaaggctaaaattattttcctttataacCAAAACTTTCTCAAAGCCCACAGTTATATCTAGTGATAAGGCTTTATCTGTTTCAGGGCAAGTTCAAGCCATTTTGGCAGGCAggagattttaaattaaaaacacaccATTTTTattggagctgcagcacagaaatcttAGTTCTATTccaacaaataataaaaatactaacAAATGTCCAAACCTTGGACATTTCACTGAGATTTTCAGAGAGATCCAAGAGAATTCACTGTAAATTTCAAGACACAGCTAGTCACCACCACATGTAGGGCCCTTGAAAACCGGTCTTAAATTTTAACATAGGCGTTTACATTTTAGAAGGCATAAACAACcaatataaaatattccagTAAAATGCTTTCTACGTGACTTTTGCTTTAGATCCTTTCACTGGCAAAGCTTCACCTAAGCAGACAAAGCAGAAATTGGttacagcagaaattaattaatgacTAAGTCGGAGCGGAATGTCTATGAAATTACTCACATCCACATTAAAACTAAATGAGGCTGCTATGATTAATGCAAATGCAATGGATGCCAAAGGCATTACTAATGATCTGCCGCTTTCCCTAAGTATTTCCACTGAGTCTACACTGTTTTAAACCACACAGGGGTCCAGGTATACTGGAAGTCCATCCCCTTTGCAATTGTACCTTTGAGTTTCACTTTAATATGCTCTGTATGTGTGTTcagatacatttttaatttcgCCTGCAGCTGCTGTATGGGAAGCTATTTCTGGTACAGCAGATGGGTTCATTTTAGGCAAGCtaagagaagcaaaaagaaggaaaaaaagtgttacAAGCTGCTTTATAAATGCCTTGAGAACTGTGACTCTCAATTGCCTCCTCCCCTTATACAACATGTCTGTGGGAGCCAAATGTGTCACTTGGAGGTAGTTATTTCACTGGAAGCTTTTTCATGTATATATTAACAGTTAATGGTTATGAAGACACAACTGTGTCCACAGGCAGTGCCCACTTCTGGAAAGCAGAGTAGTGGAGGAAAGAATCTTCTTTattatgaatttttaatttatctaaAAGTGAACATGATACTGCTACCCTCATTTTCAAAAGTCACAGgagaaaatctttcaaaataaagGACCTGGCTACTTGTTTGAAGAAGTTCATTTGTAtaccagcagctccttccctaCAATAATCCAGCCCAGAATTCAAGAaaacttccattttcttctgcatcctGGACACattctcctccccttctcttTCTCAGGCTCCAGCACTGAAAGCAATGAAACCTCTTCCAGTTAGCTgaagggcagggactgagggTATCAGCCAGACTGAGGATATTTTAACAGTCCTATCTCCTCTGTACCCTGAGGGGCCCTTGCACAGCACAAGCCACATGGGTCACATTCGCTGCTGCACCTACATTCCTCATATTTCATAGGCAGCTTGTTAAGGACTCCAACACAGAGATTCTCACaagaaatttcacttttttttgtgACAGGGGAGCAAAATGTTAGGCTACATCCATATGAAACTGAGTACTTCCATGTTATGATTCTTACCACCAATAGTTttgagcttaaaaaaaaccacatacaGTAAGCACCAGAGACCAAAGAGCTGTAACGTGTTAAAAGCTAAGTGCTTTCCTGGTATTCTGACACTGGATAACACCTTCCtctccaaaatatattttaaaagcttaacaCAGTTAAACAGAACAGACAACATGGCATGCTACATAAATGAGGAATGTCAGCGTAAGTTGCAAAAGCTACTTACAAATTTGagaagaaaagtgttttctcGTAAAGCTCCAATGCATCCTGCGAATCCCAAAATGAACATAACTCCTCCTACCACTAGGAAGAGCCAAACAGGATCAAAGCCTCCCAGGTCAGTAATGGAGGAGATGTTGGACAGCACTCCCTGAGAAAGAGACAATGCCAAGGAATAAAAAGTATGTTCAGCTTTCTGTTGTACAAATTCtgcctgcatttttcttcttaaaaagaaagaagactacagcaaaataaatgttctgCAGTACAGCAAGAAAACACAATTAAGAAAATCTTTGTATCCCAAAGGAGATAAAAAGTGCAATTATGTGGAATATTTCTGAATCAATATGTGAGTGAGTACCAAAATGTTCTTGAAGAATTCTCTGTGAGAAACCCACAGGGTGTTTTCTGCTTATGTAGCTATAAGAAGTAGTCTGCCAGA encodes:
- the TSPAN5 gene encoding tetraspanin-5 isoform X1, whose amino-acid sequence is MSGKHYKGPEVSCCIKYFIFGFNVIFWFLGIAFLGIGLWAWNEKGVLSNISSITDLGGFDPVWLFLVVGGVMFILGFAGCIGALRENTFLLKFFSVFLGIIFFLELTAGVLAFVFKDWIKDQLYFFINNNIRAYRDDIDLQNLIDFTQEYWQCCGAFGADDWNLNIYFNCTDSNASRERCGVPFSCCTKDPAEDVINTQCGYDARQKPVSFLVFLLNVEVDQQIVIYTKGCVPQFEKWLQDNLTIVAGIFIGIALLQIFGICLAQNLVSDIEAVRASW
- the TSPAN5 gene encoding tetraspanin-5 isoform X2, whose translation is MSGKHYKGPEVSCCIKYFIFGFNVIFWFLGIAFLGIGLWAWNEKGVLSNISSITDLGGFDPVWLFLVVGGVMFILGFAGCIGALRENTFLLKFFSVFLGIIFFLELTAGVLAFVFKDWIKDQLYFFINNNIRAYRDDIDLQNLIDFTQEYWQCCGAFGADDWNLNIYFNCTDSNASRERCGVPFSCCTKDPAEDVINTQCGYDARQKPEVDQQIVIYTKGCVPQFEKWLQDNLTIVAGIFIGIALLQIFGICLAQNLVSDIEAVRASW